A single genomic interval of Malania oleifera isolate guangnan ecotype guangnan chromosome 13, ASM2987363v1, whole genome shotgun sequence harbors:
- the LOC131146975 gene encoding geranylgeranyl transferase type-2 subunit beta 1, translating into MGELEVDKHARYILSVEKDKDSFESVVMEHLRMNGGYWGLTTLDLLGKLQTIDPDEVVSWVMECQHESGGFGGNIGHDPHILYTLSAVQILALLDRLDVLNIETVSNYIARLQNEDGSFSGDMWGEVDTRFSYAAICCLSLLNCLDKISVENAVRYVLSCKNMDGGFGCTPGGESHAGQIFCCVGALAIAGSLHLIDRDLLGWWLCERQVKSGGLNGRPEKLPDVCYSWWVLSSLIMIDRVHWIDKEKLVRFILDCQDKENGGISDRPDDAVDVFHTYFGVAGLSLLEYPGLKAIDPAYALPVDVVNRIFIGK; encoded by the exons ATGGGGGAGCTGGAAGTTGATAAACATGCACGATACATTCTCTCAGTTGAAAAG GACAAGGATAGTTTTGAATCAGTTGTCATGGAGCATTTGAGGATGAATGGAGGATACTGGGGATTGACGACTCTGGATCTTCTTGGGAAGCTACAAACCATTGATCCAGATGAAGTTGTTTCTTGGGTCATGGAGTGCCAACATGAATCAG GTGGCTTTGGTGGTAATATAGGGCATGATCCACACATACTGTATACTCTCAGTGCTGTTCAAATTTTGGCTCTTCTTGACAGACTAGATGTTCTCAACATTGAGACAGTATCAAATT ATATTGCTAGGTTGCAGAATGAAGATGGTTCCTTTTCAGGTGACATGTGGGGTGAAGTAGACACCCG GTTCTCTTATGCTGCAATATGTTGTCTTTCATTATTAAATTGCTTGGATAAGATTAGCGTGGAGAATGCCGTGAGATATGTGCTTAGCTGCAAAAATATGGACGGTGGATTTGGATGCACACCTGGTGGAGAATCTCACGCCGGTCAGA TTTTTTGTTGTGTTGGTGCCCTTGCTATAGCAGGGTCCCTTCACCTGATAGATAGAGATCTTCTTGGGTGGTGGTTATGTGAGCGGCAGGTTAAATCTGGAGGCTTGAATGGCCGCCCTGAGAAGCTACCAGAT GTCTGCTACTCTTGGTGGGTGCTCTCTAGCCTGATCATGATTGACAGGGTGCATTGGATAGACAAGGAAAAGCTTGTTAGATTCATTCTGGATTGTCAG GACAAGGAAAATGGAGGAATCTCAGACAGGCCAGATGATGCTGTTGATGTTTTCCATACGTACTTTGGAGTTGCTG GGCTCTCACTCCTTGAATACCCAGGACTGAAAGCAATAGATCCAGCTTATGCTTTGCCTGTTGATGTTGTGAATCGGATTTTCATTGGAAAATAA